A single Dehalococcoidia bacterium DNA region contains:
- a CDS encoding ATP-binding protein — EATPEDVARIFGGEDETHWHIGEPLDMENIKVNLDLKRFVERSSGVFGKSGTGKSFITRTILAGIVRANVAVNLIFDMHNDYGWAVRDEHGREYKGLRQLFGDGRVHVITLDPQTSRARGGTVDGVLQIGLDQIEPEDVEMLAGILGLSEVQVGALFYLRRKLGRDWVAQLLDEHDTAAVD, encoded by the coding sequence ACGAAGCCACGCCCGAGGACGTGGCCCGCATCTTCGGCGGCGAGGACGAGACGCACTGGCACATCGGTGAGCCGCTCGATATGGAGAACATCAAGGTCAATCTCGACCTCAAACGCTTCGTCGAGCGCTCGTCCGGCGTGTTCGGCAAGAGCGGCACGGGCAAGAGCTTCATCACCCGCACCATCCTGGCCGGCATCGTCCGAGCCAACGTCGCCGTCAACCTGATCTTCGACATGCACAACGATTACGGCTGGGCGGTGCGCGACGAGCACGGGCGCGAGTACAAGGGGCTGCGCCAGTTGTTCGGCGACGGGCGCGTGCACGTCATCACGCTCGACCCGCAGACCTCGCGCGCGCGCGGCGGCACCGTGGACGGCGTGCTGCAAATCGGCCTCGACCAGATCGAGCCGGAGGACGTGGAGATGCTGGCCGGCATCCTCGGCCTGAGCGAGGTGCAGGTGGGCGCGCTCTTTTACCTGCGGCGCAAGCTGGGCCGGGACTGGGTGGCGCAGCTGCTGGACGAGCACGACACCGCCGCCGTGGAC